A segment of the Nostoc sp. TCL26-01 genome:
CAAATCAATCGGCAAACGAGTTTTTTGCTGGCGATTTTCCTTTAGCACAAGTTGGTCAAAAAGAATTAGATGCTGTATTGGCAATGGTTGAATTTGAGGGAGGCACTACCAGATGAATAATAACATCGCAGATATTTATCCCCTTTCTCCCACTCAACAAGGAATGCTGTTTCATAGCCTTTATGAGCCGGCATCCGGTACATACATCACGCAAATAGGTTGTGAATTACATGGACAGTTAAATATTTCTGCCTTTGCTCAAGCTTGGCAGCAAGTCATCAATCAGTATCCAGTTTTACGCACTGCTTTTGTGTGGGAGAAGCTAGAACAACCCTTGCAAGTGGTAGGTCAGCAAGTTAAGCTTCCTTGGGAAGAACTAGACTGGTGTGGAATTCCCTCCATAGAACAGCAAGAAAAACTAGAGAACTTATTATACAGCGATCGCCTGCGTGGTTTTCAACTTGCCAAAGCCCCACTGATGCGTTTGATGCTCATCCATCTCACCGATACCAGCTATTATTTCGTTTGGAGTCATCACCATCTATTGCTGGATGGTTGGTCTATACCGATTATTTTCCAGCAAGTAATCTCCTACTACCAAGAAGATCGCCCCACCCCCAAATCATCCCGCCCCTACCGTGACTATATCGCCTGGTTACAGCAACAAGACTTGTCCTCATCTCAAGCCTTTTGGCAAGAAAAACTCAAAGGTTTGACAGCGCCAACACCCTTGGGGATAAACCAAGTGACGCGGCAAATACCCAACCCCGAAACTATCCACGTTGAACAACAAATTCAATTATCAACTGCCACAACAACTGCACTCAAGTCTTTAGCCCAGCAACAACACCTCACCCTGAATACTTTAGTACAAGGGGCTTGGGCATTACTCCTCAGACGTTATAGTGGTCAAGATGATGTGGTATTTGGCACTACTGTTTCTGGTCGTCCTCCGACTCTAGTGAATGTAGAGTCTATGGTGGGACTGTTTATTAATACTCTACCGATGCGGGTCAAAGTAGATGACTCACAATTCCTCATCCCTTGGCTTGAACAACTCCAAGCCGAACATCTAGAAGCACGACAATATGAATATAGTCCACTAGTAGAAATCCACGGCTGGACTGAAGTACCCAGAGATTTACCATTATTTGCCAGTATCGTCGTCTTTGAAAACTACCCCTTAGATTCTACACAAATCCCCGGTTTAGAAATTATTAATGTCCGCAGTTGGGAAAAAACCAACTATCCGCTAACAGTATCTGCCTTCCCTGGTGCAGAATTGGTTTTAAAAATTTCCTGCGATCGCCAACATTTTGATACCACTACAATTAGTAGAATCATAGGGCATTTACAGACATTGTTAACAGCGATCGCCACAAATCCCCATCAACAACTCTCACAACTACCAATACTCACCCCGTCCGAACAACATCAACTACTAGTTGAGTGGAATCAAACCCAAGTTGACTATCCCCAAAATACCTGTATTCATCACTTATTTGAACAACAAGTAGAACGCACACCAGAGGCAATTGCCCTAGTCTTTGGCGAAGCACAATTAACCTATCATCAACTCAACCAAAAAGCCAATCAACTCGCACACCACCTGCAACAACTAGGAGTCAAACCAGAAACACTAGTCGGTATTTGTTTAGAACGTTCCATCGAAATGGTGGTGGGACTATTAGCAATTCTCAAAGCCGGTGGCGCATATATCCCCATCGACCCCAGCTATCCCCCACAGCGTATTGCTTTCATGCTCAAAGATGCTCAACCACCCATCTTACTCACCCAAGCAATCATAGCCCCCACCTTACCAACCCATAACGCCCAAGTCATCTGTCTGGATAGCGACTGGGACAAAATTGCTACCCACAGCCCAGAAAATCCTCATAGTGGTGTCACACTTGATCATCTCATCTACGTCATCTACACCTCTGGTTCCACAGGACAACCCAAGGGAGCAATGAATACTCACCAAGCATTGTCTAATCGCTTGCTGTGGATGCAGGATACTTATCAACTCACACCTGAAGACAGGGTTTTGCAAAAGACTCCTTTTAGTTTTGATGTGTCGGTGTGGGAGTTTTTCTGGCCGTTAATTACGGGGGCAAAATTGGTGATAGCCCAACCAGGAGGACATCAAGATAGTGGTTATCTTGTCAAGTTAATTGCCAAAGAACAAGTCACGACGGTGCATTTTGTGCCTTCGATGCTGCAAGTGTTTTTAGAGGAACCAGAATTGGCAACTTGTAGCTGTCTTCAACGAGTGATTTGTAGTGGGGAGGCTTTACCCAAAGCTTTGGCTGACCGCTTTTTTACCCATCTAGATGCACAGTTGCATAATTTGTATGGGCCGACAGAGGCGGCAATTGATGTAACTTATTGGCAATGTCAGCCTCAGAGTCAGTTGGCGATCGTGCCAATTGGTCGGCCTATTGCCAATACTCAACTTTACATTTTAGATGAATCTGGTCAACCAACTCCTGTGGGTGTGGTGGGAGAATTACATATTGGTGGGGTGGGACTAGCTAGGGGATATTTGCATCGTCCCGATTTGACAGCCCAAAAGTTTATTTCTCATCCTTTGATTGATGGTGGTTGTCTTTACAAGACAGGTGATTTGGCGCGTTATTTACCTGATGGTGAAATTGAGTATATTGGGCGGATTGATTATCAAGTAAAAATTCGTGGCTTCCGCATTGAATTAGAAGAAATCGCCGCCGTTCTTAATCAACATCCACAGGTGAGAGAAACTGTAGTGATGGCTAGAACTGATGACTCTGGTAATCAATATTTAGTAGCTTATATAATTCCTGATTTAAAAACTCATATCGTCACAAATGAACTGCGAGAATTTCTTCAAGAGAAGTTGCCAGAATATATGCTGCCAAAAACCTTTGTCTGTTTAGCAGCATTACCACTCACACCCAATGGTAAAGTTGATCGCCAAGCATTACCTGTACCTGATAATTCTCGCCATGATGAAGTTGTGTTTGTTTCCCCCCGCACACCGACAGAGGAGATATTAGCTGCTATTTATGCCGATGTTTTAGGGCTAGAAGAAGTTAGTATTTATGACAACTTTTTTGCTTTAGGAGGACATTCTTTATTAGCTACTAAGGTCATTTCTCGCTTGCGTGAAGCATTCAAAATAGAGTTACCTTTGCGTAGTTTATTTGAGCGCCCAACTATAGCTGATTTAGCAACGCGCTTAGAAACAATGCGTTTAGCTTTGACCCAGGTTTCTCATGCTGTTGGTGTTGTAGAAAAAGGTCGAAAAGAAATAGAATTATGAAAACAATTGATGAGTTATTTTCTTATCTGGATAGTCTAGATGTCAAACTCTGGGTTGAAGATAATCGCCTACGTTGTCATGCACCAGAGGCAGTATTAACATCAAATCTGAGTGAGCAAATCTTAGAACGCAAAGCCGAAATTATCGAATTTCTCACCCAAGCCGAACTCAGCAAAAATTCACAATTACTGTCTATTGTTCCTACTTCCAGAATCGGCAATCTACCTCTATCTTTTGCCCAGCAACGGCTGTGGTTCATTGACCAGATGGAACCAAATAGTTGCTTTTACAATATTCCGGCGGCGGTGCGGTTGATTGGTTCACTTCATCTCAGTGCTTTTGAAAGTAGCTGTAACGAAATTGTCCGTCGTCATGAAGTGCTACGGACTAATTTTCCCACGGTAGATGGTCAGCCAGTCCAGGTAATTCAGCCATTTTCACCACGAGTGTTACCAGTATTAGATTTACAACACTTAAGCACTTTGGAGCAAGAAGCAGAAGTTTTCCGCCTGATGAGCCAGGAAGCCCAAAAACCCTTTAATCTAGCGCAAGATTCACTGCTACGCATCACTGTTATATGTTTAAATCAGGCTGAGTATGTAGTGCTGTTGACTATACACCACATTATTGCTGATGCCTGGTCTATAGGGATTTTCCTCAGAGAGCTAGTAGCTTTATATACAGAATTTACTAACGGTCAAACCTCCCCCCTACCAGAGTTACCCATTCAATATGCTGACTTTGCTGTTTGGCAACGCCAATATTTACAGGGTGAGGTATTAGAGACTCAGCTAGCTTACTGGCGACAACAACTAGGTGGCAGCTTGCCCATATTGCAATTACCCACAGATCGCCCTCGTCCGAGAGTTCAGACTTTTCGTGGTGCGAGTCAATCCTTTTATTTATCTGCTGAACTGACTGAGGCGCTGAAGGTGTTGAGTCAGCAAGCAGGGGTAACTCTTTTCATGACTCTACTGACGGCGTTTAAAATCCTACTTTACCGTTATACGTACCAAGAAGATATACTAGTTGGTTCAGCGATCGCTAATCGTCAACGAGTAGAAGTTGAAGGGTTAATTGGCTTTTTTGTCAATACTTTAGTTTTGCGTACAGACCTTTCTGGTAATCCCACTTTTCGGGAACTGTTGGATCGGGTACGACGGGTAACTTGGGAAGCTTATGACCATCAAGATTTACCTTTAGAAAAATTGGTGGAGGAATTGCAACCTGAACGTGACTTGAGCTACAGTCCGTTATTTCAGACGATGTTTGTGTTGCAAAATACACCTGATATAGATGTAACACTTCCTGGTTTGAAGATCACGACCATACCCCAAACCAGCACCACTGCCAAGTTAGATTTGACATTGGATATGCGGGAAACTGCTGCTGGGCTGATGGGTGTATTTGAATACAACACAGATTTGTTTGATGATATAGCGATCGCTCACATGATCAATCATTGGCAAAACTTGTTGTTGGGGATTATCGATCATCCACAGCAGCACATTGGCGAATTTCCCATCCTGACGACAGCAGAGCAGCAGCAGTTATTGGTGGAGTGGAATGATACCCAAACAGATTATCCCCAAGACTTATGTTTTCATCAGTTATTTACCACCCAAGCAGAAAACACACCAGATGCAGTCGCCGTTGTTTTTGGACAGCAACATTTAACCTATCGCCAGCTAAATCAGCAAGCTAATCAATTAGCACACCACTTACAACAACTGGGTGTAGTCCCAGAAACCATCGTGGGAATTTGCTTGGAGCGATCGCTAGAAATGATCGTCGCCTTCTTAGCTATCCTGAAAGCTGGTGGGGCTTATCTACCTTTAGATCCAGCCTACCCTCAAGAACGCCTAACTTTTATGTTGGCGGATTCACAAATTCCCATTCTCTTAACAAGCCAAAACTTATCAGCCAAACTCCCCGCCTATTCAGGACAAATCCTCTGCTTAGATACCAACTGGGAAAAAATTGCTCAACACAGTCAAGAAAATCCCACCAGTGATGTCACCATTCAGAACTTGGCTTACCTGATTTACACCTCCGGTTCTACAGGAACACCCAAAGGTGTGCTAATTCCCCATGCAGGATTGGTAAATCTCACCCTAGACAAAATTCGCACTTGTCGCGTCCAACCAGATAGCCGCGTCCTCCAGTTTTTCTCCTTCAGTTTTGATGCTTCGATCCCAGAAATATTCATGGCCCTTGGTTCTGGTGCAGCCCTGCATTTAGCCACACCAGCAGAATTATTACCAGGAGCAGCTTTGATGCAGCTATTGCAGGAACGAGCCATCACTCACATCACTATCTTGCCATCAGCACTAACCGCTTTATCTGCTGACGATTTACCAGCATTAAAAATGGTGTTAGTTGGGGGAGAAGCCCCTTCTCCCGAAATGATTGCGGAATGGTCAAAAGGACGACTCTTTATCAACGCCTACGGGCCGACAGAAACAACAGTCAACGCCAGTATGGTGGAATGCGGTAACGGTGGTCAAATGTCCCCCACCATCCGCCCAGCAGCTAATAAGCAATTGTATATCCTAGACAAATATCATCAACTTGTCCCTGTGGGAGTTGTGGGTGAAGTGTACATTGGTGGCGTTGGTTTAGCACGGGGTTATCTCCATCGCCCAGAAAAAACGGACGCAGCTTTTATTCCTAATCCTTTCAGTAATCAACCAGACAGCCGTCTTTATAAAACTGGGGACTTAGCTTATCACCTGAGAGATGGTAACATCAAGCTGCTCGGTCGTGTAGATCATCAAGTAAAAATTCGTGGCTTCCGGATTGAACTGGGAGAGGTAGAGGCTTTGCTGACCCAACACCCAGCAGTCCGGGAAAGTGTGGTGATTGTCAAAGAAGATCACTCTGGTGATAAACGTTTAGTAGCTTATATAGTACCAGCGTCAGCAAGTATCCCCACGACTAGCGATTTGCGCCGCTTCCTAGAAAAAACATTGCCCAAGTATATGGTTCCGGCGGTGTTCGTGATGCTAGAAGCCTTACCACTCAACCCCAACGGCAAAGTAGACCGTCAAGCCTTACCTCTACCTGATACAATCCGACCTGAGTTAGCAGCAGCCTTTGTGGCTCCTCGTACACCGATAGAATCAGTGTTAGCCGGAATTTTTGCTGAGATTCTTCAGGTTGAGCAGGTGGGTGTGGATGATGACTTCTTTGAATTAGGAGGACATTCATTACTAGCGACAAAATTAATTGCTCGTTTACTCAAAGCTTTTCAAATAGAGTTAACAGTAATTGACTTGTTTGATGCTCCTACTGTAGCAGGTTTAGCAGAACGGATTGAGCATATACAAACAACAGGAACTATCTATAAACAGCATGAGGAAACTGTTAATTTACTCAAAGCAGATGCTATTTTAGATCCCACAATCACCCCCGCATCCCCAGCGATCGCCACCACAAAAGTCAGTGCTATTTTATTAACTGGAGCTACTGGTTTTCTCGGAGCCTTCTTACTACACGAACTCCTCCAACAAACATCAGCAACTATTTACTGTTTAGTCCGCGCCCAGGATATCCCAGCCGCTAGACAAAAGCTGCAAAAATCCCTGGAATCATCTTTACTGTGGGACGAAAAATATAGCGATCGCCTGATTCCAGTCCTCGGAGATTTATCACAACCCCTACTAGGACTTTCTGCAACTGAGTTTCACCACATGGCTGAGTGCATTGATGTAATTTATCACAATGGTGCATGGGTACATCATGCTTCGCCTTACTCATTACTCAAAGCTACTAACGTTTTCGGAACTCAAGAAATTCTCAGATTAGCTTGTCAAGTGCAAGCGAAACCTGTGCATTTTATGTCTGCTAGTAGCGTTTTTGCGGCTGGAGTCAGAATTATTCGAGAACAAGATAAAGTTGATGAGCAACCACCAATAGGCGGTTATAACCAGAGTAAATGGGTAGCGGAAAAATTAGTTACCCAAGCCAGAGATCGCGGTCTTCCCGTGGCTATTTATCGACTAGGACGCATATCTGGACACAGCCAGACAGGTGTGTTTAATCCCCATGACTTTTTGTACAGATTGATTATTGGTTCTGTACAACTAGGTAGCATCCCCGATCAGGAGATGATGCTAGATATCATTCCCGTAGATTATGCCAGCAAAGCGATCGCTTATCTATCACAACAATCAGCTTCCGGGAATCAAGTTTTTCACTTCGTCCATCCCCAACCAGTCTCCGCAAATGTGTTGTTTGCGAAATTGCGATCGCTTGGCTACTCTATTCAACAAGTTGCTTATGAACAATGGCATCAACAACTACTCAACATCGCTGAAAATTCACCGGAACATCCCCTATATCCCTTAGTTTCACTTTTTCCCAGCCGATTTTCTCAACCACAAACCTCTAATTTGCAATTTGACTGTGAGAATACACTCACTAAACTTACAGGTACATCAATTACCTGTCCACAAATCGATGAGCAGTTATTAAACACTTACATTTCATATCTTGTTCAGCATGGATTTATTGCTGATATAGCTGTTCTTAGTTAGGTGAGGTACAGAATTAATTTTTTAAACGCTGAGGAACGCTGAGGAAAGCGCGGAGGGGCGCGGAGGTTTTTTCAGTTTTCTTAGCGGTGTACTTACTAATTCTTCATTCGCCAAATAAACATATGCTCAATTCCCAAATTCGCTATACAGATTACGACCCCTGGGCTTGGTTATATAACAAATCCGAAGCACACCTAGCCTCTCGTCGCTTGCTACCAAAGTTAGAAAAATTAGTCTTACCTCATCTTCCTGTAAAAGGACGAATTCTTGACCTTTGTTGTGGGACTGGGCAATTAACACAATTATTAATTCTCAAGGGTTATCAAGTAACTGGTCTTGATGGCTCAGAAAAAATGTTGCAATATGCTCAAAATAATGCACCTAATGCTAAATTCATCCTTGGTGATGCCCGCTTCTTTGAATTACCAAATACCTTTGATGCAGTTATTTGTACTGATTCGGCTCTCAACCATATCATGAGTCTGGAAGAACTTAAAAGTGTTTTCCGCAATGTGTATGTAGCCATGAAAGAAAACGCCATCTTCTTTTTTGATATAGGTTTAGAAAAACGCTATCGCAATATCCCCTTTAATGATGGTGAACTGCAAGAAAATTATGCTTGGAGTGTAGGAGAAACTTATGATTCAGCAGCAAAAACAGGTACTTTTACCATCACTATTTTTCAACCACCCAATAGTCAACCAAGTAAAAAGTCTACCCGAATTGACTTATTAACACAACAGATAAAACGCTCCATTTACAACAATTTTCTTCGCTATGTTCAACCCTCAACCCTATTACAACTATTACAGCAAGATTGGCAACCATCTGCCCTGACATTTTCCGTCAAACCTTATTCGCCAGCAGAAATTAAATCCACATTATCCGCCGTCGGCTTCACCAATATCAACGCCTACAATCACAAACTAGCTTTAGCCACTCCTCAAGACAACAAACTAGTATACTTTGTCGCTCAAAAATCAAGTTAATTTCTATTAGCACTCGCTAATAAAACTAGAAAAACCTCCTCATCCCTCTGCGCTTTCCTCCGCGTCCCTCTGCGTTTAAAAAATTAACTCTCTACCTCACTCAATTATAAATTTTATGCAAGTAAAAACAGCAAATACTCAACAACAACATTTGACAGCATTAATTGAACGATATACCAAAAAAACAAAAACTTCTAAACAAATGACCCAAGCCTATCGTCCAGTGCTAGCTG
Coding sequences within it:
- a CDS encoding class I SAM-dependent methyltransferase, encoding MLNSQIRYTDYDPWAWLYNKSEAHLASRRLLPKLEKLVLPHLPVKGRILDLCCGTGQLTQLLILKGYQVTGLDGSEKMLQYAQNNAPNAKFILGDARFFELPNTFDAVICTDSALNHIMSLEELKSVFRNVYVAMKENAIFFFDIGLEKRYRNIPFNDGELQENYAWSVGETYDSAAKTGTFTITIFQPPNSQPSKKSTRIDLLTQQIKRSIYNNFLRYVQPSTLLQLLQQDWQPSALTFSVKPYSPAEIKSTLSAVGFTNINAYNHKLALATPQDNKLVYFVAQKSS
- a CDS encoding non-ribosomal peptide synthetase, which gives rise to MKTIDELFSYLDSLDVKLWVEDNRLRCHAPEAVLTSNLSEQILERKAEIIEFLTQAELSKNSQLLSIVPTSRIGNLPLSFAQQRLWFIDQMEPNSCFYNIPAAVRLIGSLHLSAFESSCNEIVRRHEVLRTNFPTVDGQPVQVIQPFSPRVLPVLDLQHLSTLEQEAEVFRLMSQEAQKPFNLAQDSLLRITVICLNQAEYVVLLTIHHIIADAWSIGIFLRELVALYTEFTNGQTSPLPELPIQYADFAVWQRQYLQGEVLETQLAYWRQQLGGSLPILQLPTDRPRPRVQTFRGASQSFYLSAELTEALKVLSQQAGVTLFMTLLTAFKILLYRYTYQEDILVGSAIANRQRVEVEGLIGFFVNTLVLRTDLSGNPTFRELLDRVRRVTWEAYDHQDLPLEKLVEELQPERDLSYSPLFQTMFVLQNTPDIDVTLPGLKITTIPQTSTTAKLDLTLDMRETAAGLMGVFEYNTDLFDDIAIAHMINHWQNLLLGIIDHPQQHIGEFPILTTAEQQQLLVEWNDTQTDYPQDLCFHQLFTTQAENTPDAVAVVFGQQHLTYRQLNQQANQLAHHLQQLGVVPETIVGICLERSLEMIVAFLAILKAGGAYLPLDPAYPQERLTFMLADSQIPILLTSQNLSAKLPAYSGQILCLDTNWEKIAQHSQENPTSDVTIQNLAYLIYTSGSTGTPKGVLIPHAGLVNLTLDKIRTCRVQPDSRVLQFFSFSFDASIPEIFMALGSGAALHLATPAELLPGAALMQLLQERAITHITILPSALTALSADDLPALKMVLVGGEAPSPEMIAEWSKGRLFINAYGPTETTVNASMVECGNGGQMSPTIRPAANKQLYILDKYHQLVPVGVVGEVYIGGVGLARGYLHRPEKTDAAFIPNPFSNQPDSRLYKTGDLAYHLRDGNIKLLGRVDHQVKIRGFRIELGEVEALLTQHPAVRESVVIVKEDHSGDKRLVAYIVPASASIPTTSDLRRFLEKTLPKYMVPAVFVMLEALPLNPNGKVDRQALPLPDTIRPELAAAFVAPRTPIESVLAGIFAEILQVEQVGVDDDFFELGGHSLLATKLIARLLKAFQIELTVIDLFDAPTVAGLAERIEHIQTTGTIYKQHEETVNLLKADAILDPTITPASPAIATTKVSAILLTGATGFLGAFLLHELLQQTSATIYCLVRAQDIPAARQKLQKSLESSLLWDEKYSDRLIPVLGDLSQPLLGLSATEFHHMAECIDVIYHNGAWVHHASPYSLLKATNVFGTQEILRLACQVQAKPVHFMSASSVFAAGVRIIREQDKVDEQPPIGGYNQSKWVAEKLVTQARDRGLPVAIYRLGRISGHSQTGVFNPHDFLYRLIIGSVQLGSIPDQEMMLDIIPVDYASKAIAYLSQQSASGNQVFHFVHPQPVSANVLFAKLRSLGYSIQQVAYEQWHQQLLNIAENSPEHPLYPLVSLFPSRFSQPQTSNLQFDCENTLTKLTGTSITCPQIDEQLLNTYISYLVQHGFIADIAVLS
- a CDS encoding non-ribosomal peptide synthetase; translated protein: MNNNIADIYPLSPTQQGMLFHSLYEPASGTYITQIGCELHGQLNISAFAQAWQQVINQYPVLRTAFVWEKLEQPLQVVGQQVKLPWEELDWCGIPSIEQQEKLENLLYSDRLRGFQLAKAPLMRLMLIHLTDTSYYFVWSHHHLLLDGWSIPIIFQQVISYYQEDRPTPKSSRPYRDYIAWLQQQDLSSSQAFWQEKLKGLTAPTPLGINQVTRQIPNPETIHVEQQIQLSTATTTALKSLAQQQHLTLNTLVQGAWALLLRRYSGQDDVVFGTTVSGRPPTLVNVESMVGLFINTLPMRVKVDDSQFLIPWLEQLQAEHLEARQYEYSPLVEIHGWTEVPRDLPLFASIVVFENYPLDSTQIPGLEIINVRSWEKTNYPLTVSAFPGAELVLKISCDRQHFDTTTISRIIGHLQTLLTAIATNPHQQLSQLPILTPSEQHQLLVEWNQTQVDYPQNTCIHHLFEQQVERTPEAIALVFGEAQLTYHQLNQKANQLAHHLQQLGVKPETLVGICLERSIEMVVGLLAILKAGGAYIPIDPSYPPQRIAFMLKDAQPPILLTQAIIAPTLPTHNAQVICLDSDWDKIATHSPENPHSGVTLDHLIYVIYTSGSTGQPKGAMNTHQALSNRLLWMQDTYQLTPEDRVLQKTPFSFDVSVWEFFWPLITGAKLVIAQPGGHQDSGYLVKLIAKEQVTTVHFVPSMLQVFLEEPELATCSCLQRVICSGEALPKALADRFFTHLDAQLHNLYGPTEAAIDVTYWQCQPQSQLAIVPIGRPIANTQLYILDESGQPTPVGVVGELHIGGVGLARGYLHRPDLTAQKFISHPLIDGGCLYKTGDLARYLPDGEIEYIGRIDYQVKIRGFRIELEEIAAVLNQHPQVRETVVMARTDDSGNQYLVAYIIPDLKTHIVTNELREFLQEKLPEYMLPKTFVCLAALPLTPNGKVDRQALPVPDNSRHDEVVFVSPRTPTEEILAAIYADVLGLEEVSIYDNFFALGGHSLLATKVISRLREAFKIELPLRSLFERPTIADLATRLETMRLALTQVSHAVGVVEKGRKEIEL